A single Cottoperca gobio chromosome 3, fCotGob3.1, whole genome shotgun sequence DNA region contains:
- the greb1 gene encoding protein GREB1, which translates to MGNSYAGQLRTTRFEEVLHNSIEASLRSNTIVPRPVFSQLYLETEQPSAHDGGLHRCKREGRTENDDEDDEDGSESNSPPIPYQMKPPPEGCCTTDGFCQAGRDLRLSSLASDSLEVSPGFMLVGVKSHSLTETLLVCAVDRRFLPDERGHNALLGFLGNCMGCGEKGFRYFTEFSNHINLKLSTQPKKQKHLKHHLYRNNQGVLVKGAPICWRGHDGRVRQMGSSLSESHVTSDEQPPNMAPTHPSQTPGSYAAGSNVDPVSLPQVADAPHTLTNGSHAVPSNAQPPLNQSGPGRPSATGSHANAGPPKKRHKGWSPESSANSLPESTVKTPPSSSALATSSVSSVITNGARSETSSQGSLTPLSSPGLSVTIPDQLLHTCRLQPVIFKGHGSLPRLTGNVSEVLVSSLLQSCYLSSQTLPRVYQHYGPSPIQPLSTEMQILLTVYYLVQLGPEQVPLIEDLEQIFMRSWRESHLSEIRQYQQPQTAATQGRIYGLETPSTLPGLPQHLSLPHQIQQPLTPIQLPWLAQLAASSCGEGVVVLGEKIGSLAQGLQQTCSRLMDGRLENTNYVVIIVTAPGQETQSCVVVTGKHQCRALAESMHSPNEGLKEINHQLSIGVSQELIHYCNSLGQDGDLDSLLDSATVDSNEPSPSSSSQESAEEKSLKTTHSPKDTNSPKDSHTQCSKDSPSSKERASSPKDTCSEYSVEWREVRPIQLAVARKLLSHVCAIADSSTQNLDLGSFDRVSFLILVPPSEVTFQQTVLHLWTSGVLQELGGLDQECLSQREAERYVVKMDQSAQARIDSLIQEAQSNSYTLYILVHDHAHWDINSNSDGGLGLVDQLLNSRQVRDAPNILILHVTSFPFALQTQYTRISPYNEIHWPSAFSNDVDLYHEKTRYFGVSELLESTRSGSSMPLMRYDSSFESMASALEERFPKLHSAVIRTTVLIQQYCVALMAASGKIGSSHNLQKHTSVETLEIVQSLLTAAQQCPTHHGHMVLLRIPSLALAAWAHLRLSRVRRQLGLEETFELILGNPNQALNIGQSFTDQIKTWLKVQDADWVPQTYLELEALPCILILSGAEPQGESLPRSLKYCDLRVISCSYLQRNTLEQELGLAAYLVRAESRPPHNPGPGSDLLESDAEKLSSTDNEEEEGQENGDSPLSSGQQLQSCPDSGALDPFPAQSTSSPNVQKGSVDTIQTPSQSQTQLLPQPPSQSFPYPQPPIHQPQVQSYSQAQSISQLQPQPQIQSQNQPLSQTNAQPHTQTLPQHQSLSQMQIPHPQPQPLPAAQSRRQHSKSTSSGSLSPRASSPHLSCSWARGVSRPPSVLLPRALYDIITASDSSGLPRCTSFLPHLSVAWASSFRPMLSKMMTCTEQSLYYRQWTVPRSYHMDSSNRTEGRSDNFHPRRLLLSGPPQVGKTGAYLHFLGILSRMLIRLMEVDIYDEEDINYSAQAEGVMYHPNNASWPNPDIVRTMPFDYTIHDPKYDDISAVYTPGYKLSAEGNPVRQEDVYLRRRTSRIKLSKYAAYNTYHHCEQCHQYLGFNPRYQMYESTLHAFTFTHLLLGEEIQLYFIIPKSKEHYFSFSQPGGQLESMRLPLISDWSPDCIKSPIFTPTTGRHEHGLFNLYHAMDGASHLHILVVKEYEMAVYKKYWPNHIMLVLPTVFNGAGVGAAHFLIKELSYHNLELERSRRLEGGGPTGDVWPFIILTDDSCVMWNAVDLDARNGAVEHAVSLKQILHHMEACPDLSHYGLCGIRKWSSRGHTGNKQREPFSRGHLHDFLLLNVDRSQNVQYDQNRFTCHDVDFTLRLHSAGLLVCRFNSFSVMKKQIAIGGYRTFIIKTKTTDVPTSVGPSQYICAPDSKHLFLATPAQLLLEKYLQHTSQKLFPLSTKNYTHPVLSVDCYLNLGPEVTVCFVSSRPHSANISTTGLLFSGLLLCFADSFVTPGFLKKFSFLKGATLCVISADRSSLRQTVGRLELEEEWRFRLSDEFQTANAKEDRPLFFLTGKHI; encoded by the exons GGTGGGTTGCATCGATGCAAAAGAGAAG GCCGTACAGAGAATGATGATGAAGACGATGAAGATGGCTCAGAGTCAAACAGCCCCCCAATACCCTATCAGATGAAGCCTCCACCTGAAGGATGCTGCACCACAGATG GTTTCTGTCAGGCAGGCAGGGACCTGCGTCTGTCCTCGCTGGCATCAGATTCCTTGGAAGTGTCCCCTGGGTTCATGTTGGTTGGGGTGAAGTCCCACTCCCTCACTGAGACCCTGCTGGTGTGTGCCGTGGACCGCCGCTTCCTGCCAGATGAACGGGGTCACAACGCACTGCTGG GCTTCTTAGGAAACTGTATGGGCTGTGGAGAGAAAGGCTTTCGCTATTTCACAGAGTTCTCCAACCACATTAACCTGAAGCTCAGCACCCAGCCCAAGAAACAGAAGCACTTGAAGCACCATCTGTACCGAAACAACCAGGGCGTGCTCGTCAAAGGAGCTCCCATCTGCTGGAGGGGACACG atggcAGGGTGAGACAGATGGGGTCCAGTCTCTCAGAAAGTCATGTGACATCAGATGAACAGCCACCAAACATGGCACCCACACACCCGTCACAAACACCTGGCTCCTacgcag CGGGCTCAAATGTGGACCCAGTTAGTCTGCCACAAGTAGCTGACGCCCCTCACACGCTGACAAATGGCAGCCATGCTGTTCCCTCCAACGCCCAGCCACCTTTAAATCAGTCCGGGCCTGGGAGACCCTCGGCTACAG GGTCCCATGCAAATGCTGGACCTCCAAAAAAGAGGCACAAGGGCTGGTCGCCTGAGTCCTCTGCCAACAGTCTGCCAGAGAGCACTGTGAAGACACCACCATCTTCATCAGCCTTAGCAACATCGTCGGTGTCCTCTGTCATCACAAATGGAGCCAGATCAG AGACTTCCTCACAGGGGTCCTTGACCCCACTATCTTCACCAGGGCTGTCTGTAACAATCCCTGATCAGCTGctacacacctgcagactgCAACCTGTCATCTTTAAAG GTCATGGATCACTCCCTCGGCTGACTGGAAATGTCAGTGAAGTGCTCGTCAGTTCTCTTCTCCAGAGTTGTTACCTGAGCTCCCAGACACTCCCCAGAGTCTACCAGCACTATGGACCATCACCCATTCAGCCATTGTCCACTGAGATGCAGATTCTTCTCACAGTCTACTACCTTGTTCAGCTAG GTCCTGAGCAGGTGCCCCTAATAGAGGACTTGGAGCAGATATTCATGAGGTCATGGAGGGAGTCCCATCTCAGCGAGATCAGACAGTACCAGCAGCCTCAAACAGCAGCCACGCAAGGGAGGATCTATGGTTTAGAG ACCCCATCCACCCTCCCTGGGCTCCCTCAGCATCTCTCCTTACCTCACCAGATCCAACAACCTCTGACCCCCATCCAGCTTCCTTGGCTCGCCCAGCTGGCTGCGTCATCCTGTGGAGAGGGAGTGGTGGTGTTAGGGGAGAAGATTGGATCTTTGGCTCAAGGCTTGCAGCAAACATGCAGCCGGTTAATGGATGGACGGCTTGAAAACACCAACTATGTGGTCATTATTGTTACTGCACCAGGACAGGAAACACAGTCCTGTGTGGTAGTCACAG gtaaACACCAGTGTCGTGCCTTGGCAGAGAGTATGCACTCCCCCAATGAGGGTCTAAAGGAAATCAACCACCAGCTCTCCATTGGTGTTTCCCAGGAACTCATCCACTACTGCAATTCCCTCGGACAAG ATGGTGATTTGGATTCCCTGCTGGATAGTGCCACTGTGGACAGCAACGAGCCATCTCCCTCATCCAGCAGTCAGGAATCAGCTGAAGAGAAGAGTCTTAAAACCACACACAGTCCCAAAGACACAAACAGTCCAaaggattcacacacacagtgttcaaAAGACTCACCCAGCTCTAAAGAGAGAGCTTCAAGTCCCAAAGACACCTGTTCAG aATACTCCGTTGAGTGGCGTGAGGTTCGTCCCATTCAGCTGGCTGTGGCCAGAAAGCTGCTGTCCCATGTTTGTGCGATAGCAGACTCCAGCACACAGAACCTGGATCTTGGCTCCTTTGACAGGGTCAGCTTCCTCATCCTGGTCCCGCCCTCCGAGGTCACATTTCAGCAGACTGTTCTCCACCTCTGGACCTCTG GTGTCCTTCAGGAGCTCGGGGGTTTAGACCAGGAGTGTTTGTCTCAACGGGAGGCTGAGCGTTATGTTGTCAAGATGGATCAGAGCGCTCAGGCACGAATTGACAGCCTCATCCAGGAAGCACAAAGCAACTCCTACACACTCTACATCCTGGTCCATGACCACGCCCACTGGGACAttaacag TAACTCAGACGGTGGTTTGGGTCTGGTGGACCAGCTGTTAAACTCGCGTCAGGTCAGAGATGCTCCAAACATCCTAATTCTCCACGTCACCTCCTTCCCCTTCGCTCTGCAGACGCAGTATACCCGCATCAGCCCCTACAATGAGATCCACTGGCCCTCTGCATTCAGTAAT gaTGTGGACCTGTATCATGAGAAGACACGCTATTTTGGTGTGTCCGAGCTTTTAGAGTCGACCCGTTCAGGGAGCAGCATGCCTCTGATGCGTTATGATTCTTCATTTGAAAGCATGGCATCTGCCCTGGAAGAAAG gTTCCCCAAACTGCACAGTGCTGTGATCCGGACTACGGTTTTGATCCAACAATACTGCGTGGCTCTGATGGCTGCATCCGGCAAAATCGGCAGCTCCCACAATCTCCAGAAACATACCTCCGTGGAGACCCTAGAGATTGTGCAATCACTGCTCACTGCTGCCCAGCAATGTCCCACCCATCATGGTCACATGGTCCTGCTGCGGATCCCCTCTTTGGCTTTGGCAGCATGGGCCCACCTTCGGCTCTCCAGAGTTAGGAGACAGCTGGGTCTTGAGGAGACTTTTGAACTCATACTGGGGAATCCAAACCAAGCTCTGAACATTGGACAGAGCTTTACTGATCAGATCAAG ACATGGCTGAAGGTCCAGGATGCTGACTGGGTTCCTCAGACCTACCTGGAGCTGGAGGCCCTTCCCTGCATCCTGATCTTGTCGGGAGCTGAGCCACAGGGAGAATCACTGCCAAG GTCATTGAAGTATTGTGATCTCAGAGTGATAAGCTGCTCCTACCTTCAGCGAAACACACTCGAACAAGAGCTCGGACTGGCTGCTTATCTTGTGAGAGCAGAGTCACGACCCCCGCACAACCCGGGACCAGGTAGTGACCTGCTGGAGAGTGATGCAGAGAAACTCAGCAGTACTgataatgaggaggaggagggacaggAGAACG GGGACTCCCCTCTGTCAAGCGGCCAGCAGCTCCAGTCATGCCCAGACAGCGGAGCTTTAGATCCCTTCCCTGCCCAAAGCACCTCCTCTCCAAACGTCCAGAAAGGGAGCGTGGACACCATACAAACTCCCTCACAGTCACAGACTCAACTCCTTCCCCAGCCCCCGTCTCAGTCTTTTCCGTATCCTCAACCTCCAATACACCAACCTCAAGTGCAGAGTTATTCTCAGGCCCAATCAATCTCCCAGCTGCAGCCACAACCCCAAATTCAGAGTCAAAATCAGCCGTTATCTCAAACAAATGCCCAACCTCACACTCAAACGCTTCCCCAGCACCAGTCCCTCTCCCAGATGCAGATACCCCACCCTCAACCTCAGCCGCTCCCCGCTGCACAGTCTCGTCGCCAACACTCCAAATCCACCTCCTCTGGCTCCTTGTCCCCGCGAGCCTCATCTCCTCATCTGAGCTGCTCCTGGGCGCGAGGAGTGAGTCGCCCGCCATCTGTGCTCCTCCCTCGTGCCCTATACGATATTATCACAGCGAGCGACAGCAGCGGGCTTCCACGATGTACTTCATTCCTGCCACACTTGTCTGTCGCATGGGCAAGCAGCTTCAG GCCCATGCTGAGTAAGATGATGACATGTACAGAACAGTCACTGTACTATCGCCAGTGGACAGTCCCCCGCTCCTACCACATGGACAGCAGCAATCGCACTGAAGGACGAAGTGACAACTTTCATCCTCGCAGGCTGCTGCTCAGTGGACCCCCACAG GTGGGTAAGACAGGAGCGTACCTGCACTTCCTGGGTATTCTGTCTCGAATGCTGATCAGGCTGATGGAGGTGGATATCTACGATGAAGAAGACATCAACTACA gTGCACAGGCGGAGGGGGTGATGTACCACCCAAACAATGCTTCCTGGCCCAACCCAGACATTGTGAGGACGATGCCCTTTGACTACACCATTCATGACCCCAAATATGATGACATCAGCGCCGTCTATACCCCTGGATATAAACTCAGTGCTGAGG GAAACCCTGTGCGCCAGGAAGATGTGTACCTACGTAGGCGGACATCTAGGATCAAGCTGTCTAAATATGCGGCGTACAACACATACCACCACTGTGAACAGTGTCATCAGTATTTGGGCTTCAATCCCAGATACCAG ATGTATGAGTCAACACTGCATGCCTTCACATTCACCCATCTCCTGCTTGGGGAGGAGATCCAGCTCTACTTCATCATTCCAAAGTCTAAAGAGCACTACTTCAGCTTCAGCCAACCAGGAGGCCAGCTGGAGAGCATGCGGCTGCCTCTCATCTCTGATTGG AGTCCAGACTGCATCAAGAGCCCAATTTTCACCCCAACCACCGGTCGTCATGAGCATGGTCTGTTTAACCTGTACCATGCTATGGATGGAGCCTCACATCTGCATATCCTGGTGGTCAAAGAGTACGAGATGGCCGTGTATAAGAAGTACTGGCCCAACCACATTATGCTGGTACTGCCCACTGTCTTCAACGGAGCAGGAGTTG GTGCTGCTCACTTCCTGATTAAAGAGCTTTCGTATCACAACTTGGAGCTGGAGCGCAGTCGGCGTTTGGAGGGAGGAGGCCCAACAGGCGACGTCTGGCCCTTCATCATCCTGACTGATGACTCCTGCGTTATGTGGAACGCAGTGGACCTCGACGCACGCAa TGGTGCAGTGGAGCACGCTGTGTCACTGAAGCAGATCTTACATCACATGGAGGCCTGTCCAGACCTGTCACACTACGGACTGTGCGGGATCAGGAAGTGGAGCAGCCGAGGACACACAG GTAATAAACAGAGGGAGCCCTTCTCCAGAGGTCACCTTCATGACTTCCTTCTCTTAAATGTCGACCGGAGCCAGAATGTGCAGTACGACCAGAACCGCTTCACCTGTCACGATGTGGACTTCACCCTGAGGCTGCACAGTGCCGGACTGCTCGTGTGCCGGTTTAACAGCTTCAGCGTCATGAAGAAGCAGATCGCCATAGGAGGATACAGGACCTTTATTATCAAGACCAAG ACGACCGATGTTCCGACATCAGTGGGGCCCTCGCAGTACATCTGTGCCCCAGACAGCAAGCACCTTTTCTTGGCCACACCAGCTCAGCTCCTCCTGGAAAAATACCTTCAACACACCAGCCAGAAGCTTTTTCCACTCAGCACCAAGAACTACACACACCCTGTACTGTCTGTGGACTGTTATCTCAACCTGGGACctgag GTGACGGTGTGTTTTGTGAGTTCCAGACCTCACTCTGCGAACATCAGCACCACAGGGCTGCTGTTCAGTGGCCTTCTCCTCTGTTTCGCCGACTCCTTTGTGACCCCTGGGTTCCTCAAGAAGTTCTCCT